From the Cataglyphis hispanica isolate Lineage 1 chromosome 24, ULB_Chis1_1.0, whole genome shotgun sequence genome, the window ATTGGTTAAATTGATatgcaatattgatttatatttttttgttcgacATTATAAGCtttgttattttatgaaatttggcTTTGCGATGGTATCTTATGAAACTTTATCAATATTGTTCATAAAAActtatctttaatatcttatgaaaattaaaaatctgcaGAAATCTCTTACCAttcgtaaaattttagataatacgATGAAATCGTGATCTCTTTCGAGACCAacgttgcaatatattatttaggaTTTAGtcaaaaagtttaattcatcatttaggtatttaaaaattatatactcaagttaaaaatttgactCGAAAGAGTTATAAGATAAATCATTTTCTATGATTTCGTATTTTGCGtatattgcgaaaaaaaatgctaaattatattgcgtattattttcaacgttaaaaatatatagattaaactacattaaatatatgtaactttttatttaagaaagttACGCGCTTGCAGCttcagttaaataatttttttagcacaTTGTGTTAAATTTTGAACTGTTTGAACATAATAAcgtcaattatatatcttcattTTCGCATTTGGTATTTAAATcggtatatatttcgatataaatatagcaaaaaTCATATACCAGTATACAGGGTTTCAGGAGTTAAATGTCTtaacttaaaatatgaatttaggaCCTCaagacaagaaaaaatattcttctggAGGTATGCCCGTAAACGCTTTATTTAAGAGATATTGACATTTGAAGTTACGTGtacaaatgataaatttattgtatgatTGCTAATATGTACTTGTTTTCATAATTGTCAATGTCaatattgacatattttagaaacGATACACAAACATCATATCGACATATCATTGAGAAATTTTCTTAgtgatatttcttaatttgctCGACACTTACGCGAATTAAACATCATATATTATGCCTcgtatttattctaatataatagtgaaatttataattatgttaaaatttttatattttcgagtAATAAAGTAATTGAAATACAcactatcaatttatttattataacctgataatttcataaaattttataatgaaaatgtttagATGTCAATATCTCTTCAATAAAGCGTTTAAGGGCATACcatcagaaatttttttcttgttttgagATCCTAATAAattcgtattttaaattaggACATTTAATCccgaaaaattctaaaaaatgtttatatcagTGCattgctattaataatataaatagtaaaataaaaaaaaatataaacagtatatttttatataacatactaTTAGCtttaatttccaaattttagtttttttctttattatgtatgaacattttagatatatataatgttaaattataaaagagccGGGAGATGAAAAGATtctactatacatataatgtattacaCAAAAAAAGCTTTCTAATAACATGCATACGCGGAAAAAAGTGcctttttgtaagaaaaaaaaaagaaaagaaaagcaaaaaggATACCCTTCATggtataaacataaatttgaaaaatatcaagtcAGTTAAGTTCTGTACTTAAGTtcattcatttctttttctacatatcttataaaaatgatttgcatagaatttttgttataatctcatatttcattgtaattCGTTGTGCAATTtaacgcaaaataatttttttatttattacatttatcgtTCGCGCagagaaatgatataaaatataatacaaatgaaaTAGCTTGatttaaaacttgaaaattataaatataagtttgaataaatattatattcgttcgtttgtgtatgtgtgtgcgtgtattttCCCATCGATCAATCTTATGCAAGAAGTGTTTTTCTCCAAGTTGAAAACAAAActaatattcttcaatttcAAGCATATAAACTTCTTGAGCACAAGTTTtacgtaaatttataattttctatcacgcgagaaatagtaaaacaaaatttaagaggatgatatatttattacaaataataatttttatagtctCTCTAAACAATATCTCCgtgttatattacataatatgtaagtcgctatttcttttgaacatttttcattttctgcaGAAATGTCATTCTCGCGcaattgtacataaataatttaattcgaagAATCGTACTAAAACTTTACATCGTACATTCGCATGCTCATAAACCGCTATAAATCAACTTTAAAAATGAGTACCTATACATATGtagtaaatgcatatatataataaatgtatatattgtccAAAATATAGATGAGACATaagtcaatttaattaaacgaacGAAATATAAAACGTAATGTTAAATACATGTTCAATGTATTTGTAATACtaatgtcaatatatatatatatataatcttatgtaAGATCTACAAATTCGATGTTctgaaattttcttaaaaatggcTAAATGCGCCTTTTTATACTTTCATGAAGTGTTACGAtgctataataaaaagaatacgaatttatctgttatttaaacaaaaaattcacatataagatatatgataattaaagtaattttatttcgtagAGCAATATCTCGCCCGATAATGCGAGTATTGATTTGTTTGAAATCGTTCATATTGGATTTTCATGTGTTTGGTTAGatagaacaatattttttgctgcAGTATATTCAGTTGCGAATATTCATTTTACAGTTAGACATTTACACAAATGTCATAAATGCTACTGagcatacaattttatttataatttctaatataagattatatgagatatatatcatGTGAAAGCgcgtttgataatttatttaatctcttcgtaatatcttatttatacataaatttggaTACAAAATGAATTAAGATGTTTTCAGCAGAAATTCACTATTTTGTTTCACAATGCATATCGTAGTATGCTCATATAGCATGTAATGGACTCGGGAAtactttaatagaaaatacagatacacacaattatatgtagaaatttatataaataaatgtaaatgtgtgtaattattttcctttgGTATCGGACGATTTTATTGATTCTCGAaacaatatagaatataacgTATACGATCGATGCTTAACTTAAAcatcacaaatattattcattttttttcgctaCTTCGTCTTTCGAGCGATCATTGATTGCTGCCTGTTTCTTACTTTCTGCCAGCTGTATTTCCATCTCCCCGGAAAAACCAAATTCATTCACCCTAGTATGATCGGTCTTGTATATCCATCTTTGGTACAAAAATATGCAGAAAACAATATCATCGCGGAAGCAGCCGAGCCTATACAAGGTCggcatttttatcacaaatgcAAAGATATCGTCGATGAATGTATTTAGGAATTTGTACGAAAGCATACGCCATGGAAGATGTGCGACGCTCTTcagtttgtaattaataaacaattgcgGCGTCATCATGATGAATCCGAAAGTTAATAGAAATCCGTATAGCATATTGAGAATCCAAGAATACCATCCCTTATGTTCCAAGtacattaaagaataaatcgcATATCCACCTAACAGAGGGTACAAGGCCCATGAGAGATATTTAAAGGCAAGTCTATCGTATTCCTTTGTAGAAGATTCCACATATGATCCCTTATCTTGGAATGATATCTTTGGAAAGATTCTAAGTATTTTTACTTCTCTATTAATGTTAATGTCTATAACTTTGTTTATCTTCCATATTTCAATGCATAAACCAATTGCACAGCTGATACGCACAACTGTGTTTGTCTCATTGTCCAAAACATAAAGAAGAACAACAAGAGATTGGAatacattgaaaaatacaGAGCGAACAGACAGACCTTCCAAGGACTTCCGATTATTCCAGAATTGAATatctataaaacaaaaaaattttatattacagttattgtattttgtattttgattatttattatagatgtaattattttgcataaaataatttttttttaactgcttACCATTCTTAAAtgctaaaaattcaaatacacTATGTAAAATTGACACTATTATAGTCAATCCTAGTAGATATGGATTTGTTTCAAGTAAAGTTTCCTTCAAGGTATCTTGATCGTTATCATCCTCGTCAGATGCTTCTCCTAAATAAACAATgataacaaaaaacaaaatgttgtAACCACACTACATTTTgacatgataaaattttataacatatattatagtgtgtgtcttattatcatatatattattttagaaatttaacaaACCCATAATTGATGATGTCCATTTATTTCTAACAGATTGAGCTGCATAAATTTGCCACTTAAATAATGAAAGTGGCTGATAAGTCAATCTGAGTTCTAATTGTTCTACAGTATTATTCAATGGCTGATAATCCCGTTGCATGTTCCAAAAAtcgttcatatatattattggttTATATGCATTTCCACCAGGTAAGAAATGTACATCTAAAAGAAGAACAAAATGTAAAGATTTCCATAACGTATTTGCGTATTAcaacataaacataaattctCTCACATTCATCTAATGGTTGCGGTACTTGACCATATACCCAATTAGTTTGATCTACCACTAAATTAATGGTTAAATTTGGATGCCAATGTGACACGTATTCTTGGTTCATTAATTCAGCTTTCTACAAGATTTTATACACAGTTAACATACAcaagacaatttttataaaataaaagacatttcaaaaattatattataattttattatattataatacatactgCTATTTCCTCTTTACTAGCAGTACTTTCACCAGTTAATAAATTGTGTCttttctgatatttaatttttttaaacttatttaacatttttctcgaGTAGGCTATATAATCACCAGCATAAATTCCCTTGCCCGCTTTAGGATTTGGTGATTTTCCactttttgttacatatatatgaagatAAATAGAGCCATTTTGCTTTAAATGTTCTGAAGGAACAAACGAGTACTCGAATGTTTTGGACCCATCTTGATTCGGTCCGCTATACCAATCCCCATAAATCAGTCCTTCTTCGAACCAAATTAATGATTGTGGATCGttgaattgtttaaaattctcaaattCCGATAGATAAACATTAAGGTCAAACAATGTTCCATtgggaaatatatttacagcTTGTAAACGTGTATCACTAATAGCATTGGGAGACTTGGAATTATTATCAGGGCGTCTAAAGAAgctactaataaaataaattataagagctcgtataattaatgattttgttATGGCAAAGAACGATTCTAAACGTGACGGTTGAGGTTTTCTTCTTTGTTCATCATCTTCtgcaatttcctataaaaaaaatatctttaacttataatgaaattataatgaaatctttgataaaatagttcgacatatatattcttatgtgTGCGCgaccaaaaaaataatagtaatttttcaataaattacaatattcatGATTATTTTACGCATACGGTATAaggtatatcatattttattaaaaaaaaattatgtatatttaaagagaTGCCAACATAAACtctgtatgtgcgtgtgttcAACCTCTTCATTCtagagatataattttctttgcagaaaaaggccgttaaaaaattaatgataaatgttaagtaaaaatttaaaaaaacccACATTTCTCTCGTCGTTATTTTGTTCCGTTCTTGGAACCAATTCAACGTTAGGCTGGCTGTTATCCATGTTTTCTGTAACATTTACTTCCGCACCGTCACGACAATCATCTCCAGTAACCACCATCTTTCTGTCAGGTCTCGTGCCTGCTTGTTCGGGCATAAACAAAAGAAACACAGACGGAGTATGAGAAGtttatttcaatgttttatttcgACACCTGCTGTCTTCgacatcaaattattaatgcaagGTGAGTTTTCAAGCGAAAtgacaatacaaaataaacagAATAGCGAATTTTAATTGGCTACACCATGTTGTATTTTCCATTTAATGTATCCGAATACTTTCGGATGCATCTATTTCGCATTACAAATCTTCGATTAATTGGACTAACCAATCGAAACAAAGATGCTTTTGTCTCTTTttgttctgattggtcaattaaatatttgaagcaTTTGAACAACTAGAGCGTAAACTTCAAGCAAGAAATATAGATACAATGCAATTGGTTATAGGGAATTTTTTGAagtctctaatattttttatttaatagtcaATCGCATGATGTTAGGTCTTGTACGCATATGTTTTTAGCTAGAAAGTTTATATGTAAGCGttacttgaaaataaatcCAAGCAAAGATAAtagcgcgaaaaaaaattgatagatttCCCGCGTATATAAATGTCGCGCGTATAAACAATCTTACAaacaatagttttaaaaataattttataacgtgTATTAATGTGTCCATGCAAAATGAACGTAACAAATGCTATTCAGAGACGAGAAAGTGGATTTGGTAAATGTGAACAAGCATCTGCATGCATTTTACGAAAgatttgaaaacaaatatacattttgcaGAGAAACAAAGGTTATTTGTATCGCGATTAAATCGATTGTgtgattaaagttaaattttattacaaaataatttgctattattaattttaataattgactaatgcattatataataaaactacttGATGTATAATCTGACATTTATTGTTGCAGGATTAATATACGATTATGACATCGCACTGTGTCGTTTGAAATGTTACAACGATGATATTTATCGTGGAATAACACCGAATGTAAATGCGCCTGATTTTAATCCCGAACCACCAGTATTTGCTTGTCGTTTTTGTACCACGCCGGGATACGAGGAAGTTCTTGCTTTAGCAAATGAAGATGGAAAAGTTGCTTTAcaagatacaaaaattaaagaaaattctaatcaACCATTGGAAGGAACACAGGttgctatttattttgattaatagatttaacgaataagtttttttcaacatctgaatatagaaatgttaaccaaattatatatatatatatatattttttttttttgtaggcACATTGTAATGCTATCTTTGACATTGCATGGATGCCTGGAGATTTAAAACTGGTTACAGCATCAGGAGATCATACGGCACGTTTATGGGATATCTCCAGAcctgaaataaaacaaattaattgctTTCATGCACACACACGAAGTGTAAAAACAGCAGTGTTTCGTTATCAAGACAAAggtattaaattcatttcaaatgatgctataaatatttttgtttcttgaaaaaaattttatgtatgaaatgtacaatttttcacaaacaaaatagagatatatctttatatgattttattttatttttatttaatttcttattttacttaagaatatagaaaatatatttacataaaaaatatttgattgccACCTGTTATATCATAGGATTTAAAGtgctttaaaaatctttaaaattttagctGTCTTTGCAACTGGTGCTAGAGATGGTTTTATCATGATATGGGATATTAGAGCCAATCATACTGATCAACCTAAGCCAGATAATTGCATTGCTAATGCGCATAGTGTTGGTAGCACAGGCAATATGAAACGAAAGGCATATAGTCAAGCATCACGAGAGCACAAAGTATTACTGGTTTAGTGTTTCAAGATGATTTTACATTACTCTCGTGTGCTGCAGGTGATGGGTAAGATTGCATTTACACCTATGGATATATCTGTGCACAGGAATATATAATGTAGCCTCACTTTATTTTCtagtttaataaaagtgtGGGATTTGCGCAAGAATTATACTGTCCACAAGAAAGAACCAACAGCTAAGCATGTGATGAATTATGCGGGAAATAGTACTAGGAACGGTTTTTCTTCGTTGTTAATATGCCCAGCTAGAATTACATTGTATGCAAGTTGCatggataatattatatatgcttatAACATATCATCATATAATCGCAAACCAGgttaatgttcttttttttcaaaatatgttgatatatatttcaatttcaacaCTATGAAATaactctataaataaatatataattataataaatataactttttatggCAGTGGCTGAATATTATGGACATCAAAATCGTACGTATTATGTAAAGACTTGTTTGAGTTCTGACGGCCGTTATCTTGCCAGTGGATCCAGTGATGAACTGGCGTATATTTGGCATATTAACAGACCAGGTGCACCATTAGTTAAACTTTTCGGCCACACAGAGGAAGTAACTTGTATTGCATGGTGCAGTGTGGGTGAAACTAAGgtttcaaatctttttaatatatttattcatattttatattatatctacaaaaaatcataataaaataataataataatgtaataataacatataactaataatatagcatacaaataataataataataataatatacaaataataaaataatatatatcagaataaaaaatgtttagattATTTGCATACTCTCTCAAgtttattgtgaaaaatataattataatttacattttaatttattttagaattataatttacattttcagaatcgtatacaatattatctttttatctaattttgagaataattGCAGATAGTGACTTGCTCCGATGATTCTTGTCATAGAATATGGAGAGTTGGCTTAGAACACAAAGTGAATGAGAAAATGGACATACGTGGTCATGCTGAGATTGTAgtagaaaaatgtttagaaaatataaatttagagacTACCCCAACTACTTCTCGACGCTCG encodes:
- the LOC126858159 gene encoding putative lipid scramblase CLPTM1 produces the protein MVVTGDDCRDGAEVNVTENMDNSQPNVELVPRTEQNNDERNEIAEDDEQRRKPQPSRLESFFAITKSLIIRALIIYFISSFFRRPDNNSKSPNAISDTRLQAVNIFPNGTLFDLNVYLSEFENFKQFNDPQSLIWFEEGLIYGDWYSGPNQDGSKTFEYSFVPSEHLKQNGSIYLHIYVTKSGKSPNPKAGKGIYAGDYIAYSRKMLNKFKKIKYQKRHNLLTGESTASKEEIAKAELMNQEYVSHWHPNLTINLVVDQTNWVYGQVPQPLDEYVHFLPGGNAYKPIIYMNDFWNMQRDYQPLNNTVEQLELRLTYQPLSLFKWQIYAAQSVRNKWTSSIMGEASDEDDNDQDTLKETLLETNPYLLGLTIIVSILHSVFEFLAFKNDIQFWNNRKSLEGLSVRSVFFNVFQSLVVLLYVLDNETNTVVRISCAIGLCIEIWKINKVIDININREVKILRIFPKISFQDKGSYVESSTKEYDRLAFKYLSWALYPLLGGYAIYSLMYLEHKGWYSWILNMLYGFLLTFGFIMMTPQLFINYKLKSVAHLPWRMLSYKFLNTFIDDIFAFVIKMPTLYRLGCFRDDIVFCIFLYQRWIYKTDHTRVNEFGFSGEMEIQLAESKKQAAINDRSKDEVAKKNE
- the LOC126858184 gene encoding LOW QUALITY PROTEIN: protein lethal(2)denticleless (The sequence of the model RefSeq protein was modified relative to this genomic sequence to represent the inferred CDS: deleted 2 bases in 1 codon), producing MCPCKMNVTNAIQRRESGFGLIYDYDIALCRLKCYNDDIYRGITPNVNAPDFNPEPPVFACRFCTTPGYEEVLALANEDGKVALQDTKIKENSNQPLEGTQAHCNAIFDIAWMPGDLKLVTASGDHTARLWDISRPEIKQINCFHAHTRSVKTAVFRYQDKAVFATGARDGFIMIWDIRANHTDQPKPDNCIANAHSVGSTGNMKRKAYSQASREHSITGLVFQDDFTLLSCAAGDGLIKVWDLRKNYTVHKKEPTAKHVMNYAGNSTRNGFSSLLICPARITLYASCMDNIIYAYNISSYNRKPVAEYYGHQNRTYYVKTCLSSDGRYLASGSSDELAYIWHINRPGAPLVKLFGHTEEVTCIAWCSVGETKIVTCSDDSCHRIWRVGLEHKVNEKMDIRGHAEIVVEKCLENINLETTPTTSRRSIINQEITPGSDNTSVTTPESSNEDHQRDRYFPLKRSYLQMAMGSRSEGKRKYILSPIHENREIGAKRVHMDNRGMRRLFSSSVETATTSSREYDSDEPSTSQFINRNEEISFSPTLNLPNFVMDGTAPHLLEISPQKYKENVDWLTKIRKERYEQSKILESTSCSPKNQVTSSARRSKRSQSTEPPKPTKSASLLNFFKVTSKDCEKNSCTENSNIIPSTSIS